The following is a genomic window from Elusimicrobiaceae bacterium.
GCCTCGGTTCACCAGCTCTTCGGCGATGTTGGAGCCTATGAAACCCGCCCCGCCGGTCACCAGCCACAGCGGTTTATTCGCTTCAGGCGGGCTTTTAAGTTTCGAAATTTTCTTTACAGGCATAACGCCTCCTTGTCACGGCCGTCAAAAACCCGCTTGCGCGGGTTCCGGCGCCGGCTGCCGACTGGTTGTATTGTACCAATTTAGTCCGTCAAACAGAACCGCGCAAAACAGTTTCGAGCAATCGCGCGGACGGCGTTAGCAGCCGGTCCGGGTAATCGTAGCGCGGACTATGCAGGGGAGGCTGTTTTTTTCCGCTCCCTATGCCGGCAAGCGCGCCGCTTATTGCGGCGGTAAAACAGCCGAAATCCTCGGCCGTTGGGAAAGAGTTCCGCAGTTCCGCCGTCTTCAGACCCGCCGCCTCCGCCGCGCGGCGGACCAGTTTAACGGCACAAGGCGAGTTTCTTGTTTCCGGGCAGGCATCGGTTACCGCAAGCCGCAGTTTCAGCCCGTGCTTTCCGCTGACGGCCGCGGCGGTCCGTTCGCATTTTTTCACCAGCCGGACAAGCCCGGCCTGTGTTTCAGCTCGCGCAGTCAGCATAAGCGTGCCGGACCCCGGCGACGTGCCGAAATACGGCCCGCCCGCGTTCACGCCCACCACCGTCAGCTTCGCGCCCGGTATTGCGTGCGGATGGGATCTGACAGCCAGTATGATCTCAGCCAGCGCGCCGGCCGGATTGAGTCCTTTCTCCGGCTCGCTCGCGTGAGAAACGCGCCCGGCAAACTCCATGATGATACCCGCCGTCGCGCGGCACATTACGCCCGCCTTGAGTATTACCGAGCCCAGTTCGAAACCCGGAAAATTATGCAGCGCGAAAACCCGGTCGGGCATGAAGTTTTTGAATTTTTTATCCGCCAGCACCGCTTTGGCGCCGGCGAGCGTTTCTTCGGCGGGCTGAAAAAGCAGAACCGCGCGGCCGCGCGCGAGCGGTTCTATCTTCAGGGCCCGCGCAACGGCGCAGACAGCCGCGGCATGCCCGTCATGCCCGCATTTGTGCGCCGCGTTTGAAAATGACCGGTAAGGCGCGGAAATTTCATCCTTTATGGGGAGCGCGTCCAGCTCGGCGCGCAATAAAACGGTTTTGCCGGGCCGCGCGCCGTTATAAACGGCAGCCAGCCCAAACCCGCCCAACCCGGTAATCAGTTCATCGGGCTTTTGCCGGCCGAGATAACCGGCTATGATGCGAGCGGTATTGCGCTCGCGGCCGGAAAGCTCCGCCGCCTGATGAAGTTTCCTTCTCAGCGCCGTTATTTCCCGGCCGGCGGCAAACGTTTCTTTCATGTTTAATCCGGCCGTCAGCTTTTTTCCTTCTGCGGCTGGCAGGGGTTTACGGTAAGGCTGTCGGGCTTGGTGAACCGATAGATTTCGGCCAGATCGCCCGTGGTCAGAAACCGCGTATCGAGCGTAATGCGGAATTCGTGCGGCACGGAGCAGGTCTTGAGCGCGGCAATGCTTTCGCGCAGGGCCGAGGTGTCGGCTTTAACGCCGCTTAACAGCGCGTATTTGCCCATCGGGGCTTTTATGTCCATGGCCACGAAATCAAGCTGTTCTTTTTTCAGCAGCAGCCCGAGCATGTCGGGATTGGTGCCGTTGGTGTCGAGCTTCACCTTGTAGCCGTACCAGCGTATTTTAGCGATCAGTTCCGGCAGATCGGAATGCAGTGTGGGCTCGCCCCCGCTTAACACGATGCCGTCAAGCTGGCCGCGCCGCTTTTGCAGAAAAGCCTCTATCTCCGCGTCCGGCACGGGCGCGCCGTACTGATCGGGATAGACCAGTTCCGGATTATGGCAGTAAGGACACCGGAAATTACAGCCCTGCGTAAACAGCACCGCCGCCACATGACCCGGATAATCTATGAGCGAAAATCTGTTCAGACCGCCTATTTTCATAACGCGGACACTCTCCCTTGCCGCAATTTCCGGTCAGATCGTAAGCGTGCGGCGCATGAAAAATTCTTCCTTCTTGCCGTCGTTCCACTGCGCCACCGGCCGCAGATACCCGACCACCCGCGAGTACACCTCGGTCGGCTTGCCGCACCTGGGGCAGAGATGCTGCTCTCCGTCAAGATAGCCGCAGGCCGGGCACACGCTGAAGGTCGGCGTAACCGACAGATACGGCAGTTTGTAATTGGTGCAGACCTTTTTAAGAAACGCTTTAAGGGCGGCGGTGTCCTTTATCCGTTCGCCCATGAACAGATGCACCACGGTTCCGCCGGTGTAGCGGGTCTGGGTTTCGTCCTGAAGCTCCAGTATTTCAAACACGTCGTCGGTATAATTGACCGGAAGCTGGGTCGAGTTGGTGTAAAACGGATTCCTGCCCTCTTCCGCCGGACCGTTGGCGAACACCATATCGGGATACTTTTTCGCGTCAAGTTTGGCGAGCCGGTACGAAGTACCCTCCGCGGGTGTGGCTTCGAGATTATAATTGTTGCCGGTTTCCTGCTGGTAGCGGGTCAGCACGCCGCGCATGAAATCGAGCGTGCGGACGGTAAAGGCGTTACCCTGCGGCGTGCCGATGTCTTTACCCAGCAGATTGACGCAGGCTTCGTTCATGCCCACTATCCCGATCGTGGCGAAATGGTTGCGCCAGTATTTGCCGAACCGCTCCTTGATCGAACGCAGATAAAATTTCATATAGGGATAAAGGTTCGCGTCAGTCATCTTTTCCAGCGCCTTGCGCTTGATTTCAAGGCTTTCGCGCGCCGAATCCATCAGCGTTTCCAGATTGGCCAGGAACTCCTCCTCCGTTTCGGAAACGAACCCCAGCCGCGGCATATTGATCGTGACAACTCCGATCGAGCCGGTCAGCGGCGCTGACCCGAACAGCCCTCCGCCACGCCGGTTGAGTTCGCGGTTGTCTATCCGCAGGCGGCAGCACATGCTGCGCGCGTCCTCGGGGTCCATGTCGGAATTGACGAAATTGGCGAAATAGGGAATCCCGTATTTGGCGGTTATCTGCCACAACAGGTCGAGATTGGGGTTATCCCAGTCGAAATCCCTTGTGATGTTGTAGGTCGGGATCGGAAAGGTGAACACCCGGCCTTTCGCGTCGCCTTCAAGCATCACTTCGAGAAACGCCTTGTTGAACGTGTCCATTTCGGCCTGGAAATCGCCGTACAGCGCGTCCTGCACCTGCCCGCCGATGATGACGCCCTGCTTTTTAAAATAGGACGGCACGTTCAGATCAAGCGTCACGTTCGTAAACGGCGTCTGGAACCCGACCCGGGTAGGCACGTTGACGTTGAAAATAAACTCCTGCAACGCCTGTTTCACGTCGTTATAAGCCAGCTTGTCGTAGCGGATAAAAGGAGCCAGCAGCGTGTCAAAATTGGAAAACGCCTGCGCGCCCGCGCTTTCGCCCTGCAGCGTGTAGAAGAAATTGACTACCTGGCCGAGCGCCGTTCTGAAATGTTTCGGCGGCTTGGATTCCGATTTGCCGCTCGCGCCCCTAAACCCCGTCATCAGCAGATCCTGCAGATCCCAGCCGACGCAGTACGCGCCCAGCAGCCCCAGATCGTGCAGGTGATAATCGCCTTCAACATGATGTTTTTTTATCTCGTCGGGATAGATTTTGTCAAGCCAGTAGATTTTGCTTATTTCGGACGCGATATAATTGTTCAGCCCCTGCAATGAAAAATCCATATTGCTGTTTTCGTTTACCAGCCAGTCGGTGCGCTTGAGGTACTGCTCGACCAGGCTTACGTTGAACTTGGCCGAGATCTCGCGCATCTGCGCGTGCTGTGCGCGGTAGAGGATGAACGCCTTGGCGGTTTTGCGGTAGGGCGAGCCCAGCAGCACGGTTTCCACAATATCCTGAATATCCTCGACCGCGATGGACCGGGCCGAATGAAACTGGAACGCCGTGGAAACAACCTGCATCGAAAGCTGGCGGGCGGTTTCTTCGTTGAATTCTCCGGAAGCCGCGCCGGCTTTGCAAATCGCGTCGGTTATGCGCTGCGTGTCAAACGACTCCATTTTGCCGTTGCGTTTTTTGATTTTGGTGAAAGTTCTGATTTCGGTCTGCATGATTCTCCCCGTGCTGAAAAACTGAAATTCCTGGGTGCGGCCCGGCTAAAAAACAAAACCCGGTTTCCGCTTGTGTCCGCGCCTATATTATAGGATATTGCGCCCGGCGTTTCTTTCCAATACAGGCACTTCGAAAACCAGCGCTTGAAAAACAGCCCGGGCCGTAGAGCGGAACTAGTATAAAATACCGCTTGACACTGTCCGCCCGGACAGGCCCCCTGGGGCTCCGCGGCCGGAGCCGGCTAGCGATGCGCGCCCAGCCGCAGGCTCTGCCATCGGCCCGAGCGGCACCGCGCATAAAATACCGCCCCCAGCATAAAACTGTAAAAAGTGCCCCACCACCAGAGCGCGGTTATCGGCGCGGCCCGATTAACCAGAACATACACGCCCGGCACAAACAGAAACCACGCGCACAGGCCGGAAGTGAGCATCTGGAATTTTGTATCGCCGCCGCCGCGGATCGCGTTTGAAAATATTATGCCGATCATGTCGAACGCCGTGAAAACGACCAGCACTTTCAGGATCACCCGCGCAATCACGAAAATTTCCGACATATCGGCCGCACTGTGCGCGGAAAACAGGTGCAGGAGCGGCTCCGGCAGCAATAAAAACGCCGCCGCGAGCGGCAGGAAATACATGCCCGCCAGCTTAAGCCCGCTGTAAGCCACCCGCGCGGCGATCAGGGGCCTGTTCGCGCCCATGTACTGCCCGACCAGAGTCTCCACCGCCATGCCCACGCCCAGTATCGGCATGAACGCCAGCGTGTTGATCGTGAAAATGACATTGTTCGCCGCCAGCACCGCATCACCCATGTTGCCGGCGAGAAACACGAACACGGTGAACGAGGCGATATCCAGAAAAAATCCCACTCCGTTGGGCACTCCGTATTTAAGCAGTTTGGCAAACAGCGGCCAGTGAAACGAAAAAAGCCGCGCGGTGCGGTAGATGCGGCGGTGTTTTTCATTTAAAATGATCGCTAGAAACAGGATTACCGGCACGAAACTGCCCGCCACCAGCGCAATCGCGCCGCCGCGGATGCCCAGTTCGGGAAACCCCCATTTGCCGAAAATCAGCAGATAGGACAGCAGAATATTGAACGCATTTGCCAGCACCTGCACAATCATCGTCACTTTTGTCTTGCCGCGCCCGGTGAAAAACGCCGACAAAGCCGCCCCTAGCGGCACCATGCCGCCCGCCGCGGTGGTGATGACGAAATACTGGCGTTCCATTTCTTTTACCGCCGGCGTATGGGCGGACATGCTGATGATCATCAGACCGGGAACAATGCACAGCGCGATCAGAACCGACGAAAACACCGCCAGCCACACGCCCTGCCACAGCGAAACCGACAGATTGGCATAGCGTTTCCCGCCGTAATACTGCGCCACGAACACGTTGGTATAGGACGCGGTGCCCAGAAAAAAACAGATGAACGTGAATGAAAGAATGCCCGCCGGCATGACAGCCGCCAGCGCTTCCGGGCTGTACCACGCGAGAAAAATGCG
Proteins encoded in this region:
- a CDS encoding amidohydrolase, with translation MKETFAAGREITALRRKLHQAAELSGRERNTARIIAGYLGRQKPDELITGLGGFGLAAVYNGARPGKTVLLRAELDALPIKDEISAPYRSFSNAAHKCGHDGHAAAVCAVARALKIEPLARGRAVLLFQPAEETLAGAKAVLADKKFKNFMPDRVFALHNFPGFELGSVILKAGVMCRATAGIIMEFAGRVSHASEPEKGLNPAGALAEIILAVRSHPHAIPGAKLTVVGVNAGGPYFGTSPGSGTLMLTARAETQAGLVRLVKKCERTAAAVSGKHGLKLRLAVTDACPETRNSPCAVKLVRRAAEAAGLKTAELRNSFPTAEDFGCFTAAISGALAGIGSGKKQPPLHSPRYDYPDRLLTPSARLLETVLRGSV
- a CDS encoding anaerobic ribonucleoside-triphosphate reductase activating protein, encoding MKIGGLNRFSLIDYPGHVAAVLFTQGCNFRCPYCHNPELVYPDQYGAPVPDAEIEAFLQKRRGQLDGIVLSGGEPTLHSDLPELIAKIRWYGYKVKLDTNGTNPDMLGLLLKKEQLDFVAMDIKAPMGKYALLSGVKADTSALRESIAALKTCSVPHEFRITLDTRFLTTGDLAEIYRFTKPDSLTVNPCQPQKEKS
- a CDS encoding ribonucleoside triphosphate reductase, translated to MQTEIRTFTKIKKRNGKMESFDTQRITDAICKAGAASGEFNEETARQLSMQVVSTAFQFHSARSIAVEDIQDIVETVLLGSPYRKTAKAFILYRAQHAQMREISAKFNVSLVEQYLKRTDWLVNENSNMDFSLQGLNNYIASEISKIYWLDKIYPDEIKKHHVEGDYHLHDLGLLGAYCVGWDLQDLLMTGFRGASGKSESKPPKHFRTALGQVVNFFYTLQGESAGAQAFSNFDTLLAPFIRYDKLAYNDVKQALQEFIFNVNVPTRVGFQTPFTNVTLDLNVPSYFKKQGVIIGGQVQDALYGDFQAEMDTFNKAFLEVMLEGDAKGRVFTFPIPTYNITRDFDWDNPNLDLLWQITAKYGIPYFANFVNSDMDPEDARSMCCRLRIDNRELNRRGGGLFGSAPLTGSIGVVTINMPRLGFVSETEEEFLANLETLMDSARESLEIKRKALEKMTDANLYPYMKFYLRSIKERFGKYWRNHFATIGIVGMNEACVNLLGKDIGTPQGNAFTVRTLDFMRGVLTRYQQETGNNYNLEATPAEGTSYRLAKLDAKKYPDMVFANGPAEEGRNPFYTNSTQLPVNYTDDVFEILELQDETQTRYTGGTVVHLFMGERIKDTAALKAFLKKVCTNYKLPYLSVTPTFSVCPACGYLDGEQHLCPRCGKPTEVYSRVVGYLRPVAQWNDGKKEEFFMRRTLTI
- a CDS encoding MATE family efflux transporter, encoding MLQGILKNEEGGVKELWALTYPLVLSTASATIMQVVNRIFLAWYSPEALAAVMPAGILSFTFICFFLGTASYTNVFVAQYYGGKRYANLSVSLWQGVWLAVFSSVLIALCIVPGLMIISMSAHTPAVKEMERQYFVITTAAGGMVPLGAALSAFFTGRGKTKVTMIVQVLANAFNILLSYLLIFGKWGFPELGIRGGAIALVAGSFVPVILFLAIILNEKHRRIYRTARLFSFHWPLFAKLLKYGVPNGVGFFLDIASFTVFVFLAGNMGDAVLAANNVIFTINTLAFMPILGVGMAVETLVGQYMGANRPLIAARVAYSGLKLAGMYFLPLAAAFLLLPEPLLHLFSAHSAADMSEIFVIARVILKVLVVFTAFDMIGIIFSNAIRGGGDTKFQMLTSGLCAWFLFVPGVYVLVNRAAPITALWWWGTFYSFMLGAVFYARCRSGRWQSLRLGAHR